In Hoplias malabaricus isolate fHopMal1 chromosome 18, fHopMal1.hap1, whole genome shotgun sequence, the genomic window actggcagcagagttcccaagcatttaccgtatttttacaggaacactactgtatttcatatttacagcatattactgtaattgagtaatacaataatttactgtaaatactgtgatttacagtaaaatactgtagcagacactgtaaatttacagcaattgtttacagtgtatataaatatttttttaaaaaacaaacaactcaCAAAACTATTTAGGCCTCAATTTGAGCAAATCTCCTGCCTCACACTTATTCACAGCATTTTTTTAACCCTCTGTGGACCAGTAAGGATTCAACAGAATCCTcaccaacatcttcacaaacgAGTCGCTCGGATATCCGTCCACAAACAGCCGTCCCTGGAAAAACCCTGGAAAGCTGGGCTTGCTGGGAAGAGACCTCCATGGTGCTCTGTACAAacttaataaacaaaaacacagtcaTTTCACCGTCCTGTTCACACACTCCACCATTTTAACACTGTTGACACTCAGAATGCTGCCTCACAAACCGTAAGAGATAAAGCTTTCACACACCTCTCAATAAAGCTTTGGGTCATCTCCAGGCTGTAAATGGTGAAGTCTCTCAGATGCactttgtttaaatatatgtctCCAACAATTCCTGGCAAAACAGACCTGTGTAATTCAGAGGCCTCTCAAAAGCAGCTTTGAACAGAGTCAAATCATTCAGACATGAAAGCGATGATGAGATCAAAGCAGGTTCAGATAAAGCTTCCACACTTTTCCTGATTTAAAAGCAGCTCACAAAATGTCCAGCATGTTTATTTCTGGTGCGGTACCTTTGTGCTGATGGTCTAAATGTGGCCCAGCATGCACTCTCCCACAGTTTTCCACCAAAAAACTCAACGTGCGCTTCTCCTACAAAAATCCACAAATATCAATGTGAAATTCTGCAGTTTTGGGTGTCATTAGAATCAGAGTGAGGACCTCCATCACGTtcaaagataataataaaatattaatccaGTACCTTCCCGTTAGGAACAGCTAATTCCACAGATGTATAATCGAATAAACCTATGAAGCTCCTGTCCACAAACACCTGATAGAAAAATCACCATCGACAATGGAACATCACCAGCAGAGAATTTAAAACACCCTATGAGCCATGATCATAACTCCCAAAGCCTGGATATATTTACACTTATCAGCCAcatgattaaaaccactgacaggtgacGTGAAGGATGCTGAGTGCCTTGTTACAGCGGCCCCTGACGAGGGGTGGATTCCTACACCTCCAtataaattccagcagcactgctttgtctgatccactcttagaagtgtaacaaacactaacacaccttcaccacatcattgtcactgcagcacgcgaataacacctgctctgtggtggtcctgtgagcATCCCGACCCATCACGAAGTGCTCCTGTGCAGCTCAAGAAATGGACAATGActggttgtaatgttatggctgatcggtgtatgATTTAGAACTATAGGTTTCATATAGTATCTCACACTCACCAGGGCCCTGTCTCTGATGTGATTCCCCGATTTTAAGTACCCTCCGGTGGTGATGGTCGTCTCGTAGAGGGTGTATCCAAACGCTTGTCCGTTCCTGTTGTTTACTGGAAGATTCTCCATGTTGATGGGAGTCCGAGATTTAAAAGGCTTTAAGAACAAACCAAACCGTTTAATTTAGATCCTCAAACGTGATTCTGGTTAGGATTGGATTTAAATGCAGGAGGACTCATACGAGGGGGAGGGGGGTAATCTAATGCTACACTACATTATTTTTTGGGCCCAGTTCTTACATAAAAAACAGAGCATTACTGTAAAATCCCTTTTGCGCTAAGCTTTCAGAGGCATTGAAATACTCAGACGTCTGGTTAATTTAAAGACGcatacatttaaaggaacactacacaATATTTTTGTTCTCCTCCTAGTGTTGCAGGGGGACGgtccctaccctcctccaaaagttacatagtgtagtttctgcagtgcttagcACAAAGTCACATAttcagaggctctattctctctattagaGGCCTGTGAAGCATCAGCGTGATTCAGAAGCTGTatctttaaatttaaaataactatgtagtgtacctttaaacCGTTCTTAAAGGAATTCAACATAGTTCGTACCTCTGGTGTGAAAGGCAGAGCGTCCCATAAGGAGAGGTGCTGGTACATGATCGCTGCCTCGTAGTTTTCCTTCCAGCGAAGAGTCAACATATCAGGGAGATGCTCGTCTACAGCAAACATCATTAATATTCATCATTATTACAATTACAATAACAGTCACGATCAGAGTACGATCCACATACAAGGGTCTTGGCTATTGTTACAGCTCACAGTGTAGAGGAATAGACAATAATCAATAGTCAACAGCTAGTGGATAGCCTTACTGCTGTATCGGCTGAAGAGGTCCCTCAGTAGATGGTACTTTGGTGTGTAATCCCCAGCCTCGGATAGAGGAGCATCGTAATCTgtgataataaatatttttcttaaaaaatgATGTATTACAGAACAGagacatttatttgtatagaaACATTGAAGCATTTGACAGACTGTAAAGTCCATTAAAATCCATTcttcaaaaaaaacaaaatcaatgtcTCCCTCTTGTGGTCAACAGGAGTAGTTTTaccagaaaaaaagagagttCATCAATCTCTCGTCtcatatcattgttataaaGAGTGTTTCGAACCATAGCTGGTGACCACAGCTTTGTAGGAGGGGTTTGCGACAGCTCCGCTCATGAAGCCGAAGTTGGTTCCTCCGTGAAACATGTGCAGGTTGATGGAGATCCCACGCCTTAGAGCCTCCCTCACCGCTGCAATCATGTCTGTCACAAAGAGCAGAGAGATAATGTACAGgggtgggtcatttatatggacACACCTTAAtacaatgggaatggttggtgatattcacttcctgtttgtggcacattagtatatgggaggggggggggacttttcaagatgggatGTGACcgtggcggccattttgaagtctgctgCAATGACCCAGTTACTGCAttcaccagacatcaacacaatttctattcGCTCCTTACGTGTTAACCTCTGCGATatgtcaatggctgtaaacaaagagaaacttgtaaataactcatgaaagaataaagttacgttaaaaccaagcacaccattgtttttcttgtgaaattctcaataggtttgatgtgtcacatgaccctcttcccattgaaaaaacaaaagttggatccaaaatggccgacttcaaaatggccaccattgtcaccacccatcttgaaaagattcccccctcccatatactaatgtaccacaaacaggaagttaatatcaccaaccattcccattttattaaggtgtatccacataaatggcccaccctgtataatatGTAGGGCCTCTAGTGGTTTCCTGTATTTTGCAAACACCATAGAAAATCATGTGAATATTACACCAATGTGATCAGCCTGAATTATTTACTGAATATGAAAATAACGAAGcatgaaaaaatatttgtaatcttacCTTCAGGTGGGAAATTGTGGTGGAGGCTTCCCCAGCCATCAAACCACCCGCTCCAGTACTCCATCACCAGCATGGGACTGTTTGGCTGTTCAGTATAAATACAGTAATGTTACTGTAAATATACTGAATAAATACAGAAACTAGACTgtatcattcatccattcattcattcattcattatctgtaacccttatccagttcagggtcgtggtgggtccagagcctacctggaatcactggggaacacaccctggagggggcgccagtccttcacagggcaacacacacacacacacattcactcacacactcacacctacggacacttttgagtcaccaatccacctaccaacgtgtgtttttggactgtgggaggaagacTATATaattatttctgtaaatataCTGTACTTATGTTTCCTAAAAAATTACTGAATACAATATTTCTGCTTTTTTGCTGTAAGTTTTGCTGTAAATCTACTGAATAAACACATGTTTTACAGGAAATATAAAGCCTTATATGACACACTCAATGATCTGGGAATTACCTGCACAGCTTCCAGAAACTTGAGGTCGTCATAATTTAGTTTGCGCAGATTTAGAGTTCTGAGGGCTGCAGCACAGGAAAACAGTCTCAGaacattataaatatgtaatttggAAATTTCCAATTATTTCAAATGTGGTGCCAGTGCTTTACCTCCATTCACGCCGCCTCTCTTTAAGCCCTCGTGGCTATCTGCGGTCAGAAGAAGCTCGGTGATCCCTCTGGACTCAAGCGCCTGTGAGAGATGAACACAAACAGATGAAATAATTATCTCCGAGACATATTTAGAGGACACTGCAAAGGTTTCTTCGTTTCTTCTCGACAGCACAGTGCTTGGAGTATTGTTTTGATGCCCCTCTTGGTGAGCCTAGGCTCACGTACGGATGCTCAGGAATGTCCCACTCATTTCATGCTATTTTTTCTGAGACTGTTGGACGATACCTCACCTCTTTAAGAAAAGGCATGTAGTCACTGTCCATCGCAAATGATCCATATTCATTCTCTATTTGGACAGCGATTATAGGCCCTCCTTTCTTAAACTGgagcaaaaaacacaaaattactGAAAAAATGCAAccatttcactttaaaattgTCAGAAATATAAACAGCTTGTAAATACCATAATCCTTTACCTGTAAAGGCACCATTTTCGGAATGAGCTtgtcaaaaaacacatccaCAGCCTCAACGAAGCCTGGGTATGTGGTTCTCAGCTTCATCCGTCTGTCACTCAACAGCCAACTGGAGTCaggagaaatgtgtgtgttcatccAAAACACTCTCCACATATTATTCAACATAGTAAggacatgtgtgtgtgactggaggGGTGTGATGTCTTGTGATGGTCTAGTGCCCTGTTCAATGGCCCAATTAATTCTGTTTGGCTCAAGAGCCTCTGTGACCCTGTGaggatgaagtgcttacagaatgaattaattatattactCCCACACTCAATGTGTTTTGGGTTCAACCAGGGCTTTTTAGACATATAGACAGTATTgattatatcattcattcattatctgtaacccttatccaatgcAGGGTagaggtgggtccggagcctacctggattcactaggcgcaaggcaggaatacaccctggagggggcgccagtccttcacagggcaacacacactcacacattcactcacacactcacacctacagacacgtttgtgtcgccaatccacctaccaacatgtgtttttggagcgtgggaggaaaccagagcacccagaggaaacccacgcagacacagtgagaacacaccacactcctcacagacagtcacccggaggaaacccacgcagacacagggagaacacaccacactcctcacagacagtcacccggaggaaacccacgcagacacagggagaacacaccacactcctcacagacagtcacccggaggaaacccacgcagacacagggagaacacaccacactcctcacagacagtcacccggaggaaacccacgcagacacagggagaacacaccacactcctcacagacagtcacccggaggaaacccacgcagacacagggagaacacaccacactcctctcagacagtcacccggaggaaatccacacagacacagagagaacacaccacactcctcacagacagtcaccaggaggaaacccacgcagacacagggagaacacaccacactcctcactgtaTTGATTATTTGTTTGACAGAATTTATTCTGTCAatagaaataatatatttgtaataatttgTATAACTAAGTAATTATTATGACTTTCCAGGGCTCATCCATAGGCTAATACAACAATCAAACTCAGAACCTCCTTGAGGTTAAACTTAGTTAGTTCGTCCTGTGCCAAAGGGAAATCTGTCACATTCTGGTGCCAAGGAGTTCCACTtggtttttgttctgtttgcaatgttactgtgtgtttgttttctatgCTCATAAACTTTGTGTTGTTGCTAAAATAAGGACCACTGCATTGACACCAGAGGTTcccaaacatttggacacatgACCAAAAATGGACATTATGAATGTTTGGTGACCTCAGTATTTTAACCCTATTTTAACCATTTATTCTGAATATTTACCTTAGggctatttttaaaatgttaattagtTCATTAAGTAATTCAGGAAAAACTGACAATTTGAAACAAGACAAAAGCCTAGCAAGAACCTCACCTGGGCAGCCCTCCGAGGTCTAGCTCAGACCCGATGTAGGGTCCTGGCCGGAGAATAACCCAGAGACCCACCTCCGCAGCCTGGAACAGGAATAGCCTGAGCGATCAAATGGAAATGAGAGACAATAGCTTAAAATGGAGATCTCACGTAAACGTAATAAAATCTCAAAAAAATTAAAGGAACCTTCCAAGGGACAAAATATCAGCTATAACCATAGCTAAATCTGTTGTAAACGTGTCTATTCACCTCCTAAGGTTATGGCAACAGAGCGTctaaatattttacagttaaacatGGAACAAACACACTATGATGATGCATTTTGAAGGTGGGAGGAGTCTTAGGTAAAATTACACACTGGCTAATCCTGGTTACGCTATTGGCATCAAAGGTTTTTGATTAATCACTGCTGCCCACATCAGTACAgtctatattttattatattttttatgtgtgttttgggtcattgtcTTGCCAAAGAACCCATGATCCTTGACTCCGAGTTAACCTTCTGATACAGGATACAAATTTTGCTCAAACATTCTCTGGCAATACTCTGACTTCCTCATTCCTTTGTTAAACTCAAGGCCTCAGCTAGTAAAGAGAGCAGTCACTGCACAACATTATGGAACATCAACTGAATTTGACTGTAGGTGTTCATTTCCTAAACAGCTCTGTGTTCTTGCCTATAAACAAATCATTTGGTTTGCATTAACAAAGAGTTGCAGAATGACGCACATTTCCCCAAAGAATACTGGCTTGTATAAATACGTCTCTGCAGAGAATATCAGTACCTTTTGAAACATGTTACATGTGGTGTATAGTTTGAATTGAAACCGTTGCTTGAGGGGGATATTCCGCAAACCAGGATTTCTCAGTGTatccagataacttaagcccagatTCAAGCCTCTCAAATaggaacagagctgagggaAATTTCTACTGGACAGTCCTCAACTTTTGGCTTTTAGCTGGCTAACTGACAAATCCGGCTTTGTTGAACACATCCCAGATCTCTCCGGGTCAATTATAAGCTCCTTGTATATAATACATGGTGTTTTTTCAACAGTTTAGACAACATATTACTGGTTAGCATCTATTTGTATTTACACTAACCAGGGAAAAGCCagttatcaaatcaaattgttcAATGCTAATAAATATTGTGGCAAATTTTCATAGTTCATAATACTACAGAACACATTTCCTTTttgtaaataatacaataaaaaatggTGAATTCTTAATTCTGTCAAAGTAGCAAAGCTATAAGTAGCAAAGCTATGCTAACAAATATTACACAACAATGTCTCTGACGCTATTTCAGCAGCTCATACATTTGTATGTAGGATCGTGTTGTTATGGAAAAGCTGATGAAGTCCAGAGAGCATATGGGATATAGTCCCAATAGCATAGAGCTAATGAACGTGCTTCTTACCAAACAAGGTTAAAATCCCACCTGACTGAGGCTAACTCTGTCTGCTAACACAGTCAGGGGAGGGCCAACAGAAGCTGTGTGATTCCTCTAAGATAAAAAATGTGCAGCATTACATTAATCCAAAGCACTGTTTTATCGAGGGATTAACACATTTACTGTCCTTACTCTAAATTAACTCAAAAAGCCAAGAAAGGCTACAAAGCTAATATAGCTAACAAGTTATAACCACCACATTAGCAAAAATTGTGTCCCTGTTGGTTGTATTTGTTATGCAAAAGACTACAGTTCATGTTATAAATAACTCTGTAAACTGTAGCTAAATTTACTTCAGCACAGAGGTCTACAAACATGAACAACAGGTTTAGACTCAGGGCAGAACTTTATTAGCAGTTATTAGCTGCTATTAGCTGCAAAGAGCAAATTAAAAGTCCCGGGTATGTCttaaacacagaccacagaaaTTCTCTCATGTCTGTATTAGGAATTCCAGGTCAAAGCTGGAGTTCTTGATGGCAGAAAGGAATCTGTGATTGTGAAGAATGTCAGAGActcttaattttattcagatGAATCTATTTCTTTATTCTCTTCCACCTCCAGCAACATCTGAGGCAAACAGGTGTGTAAGGAATGGGAGACAAACAAACATCTACAGGCTGAAGGTCTCCAAGGAGCAGACTGAGAACCTTGGAGATATGTGAATATCAGGGGGTTCCTTAATCTTTTAAATTTAAGAGGCTAAAAATAATGAGAGGTGTAAACATCTCACTCCAGGTCCAGGTCTCCGCGGAACTTGAACTCTCCTCTTTCTGGCTGATGTAGATTCCATGGCACAGATCTGAAAAGCATATATTGTTCATTACTAAAGCGCCCACACATGTTTTAACGGAGCAGCCGGTTCTTCTTCACATTAGTGAACTGcttttatactgacacctattgTCCTGGAGGTGCAGAAACTCTGTACTATACTTAAACATGTCTGCCACTGTGCAGTACAGTGCTTTGGGTTCTTCATCTTTTGCAAGTGGCAGTGtatagaatgaatgaatgactaaataaataaatatacccATACATAGAGGTCTCTACTTTCGTGGTAAAAATGAAATACTGCAGGAGGTACAGCATATTTCACACCTACGTCGTCAGGGTGTTGATGCCGCAGGCCTTCATTTTCATCATCCGATCCATCCAATAGGCCCTGGGAACCCGGAAATAGTGAAGCTCTCCTCCCAGGAGGCGGAAAGGCTCACCTCCCAAAGAGAACTGGGAGGAGTTGACACTCAGCCCTTCAGACCTGCTAAGCCTCATCCTCTCTCTTCCCTGCCCACTGAAAGACAATTAGAGACAGTGTATaagaaacacagagaacacCTTCATAACATTACACTGAGTGTGGCACTAATAACTAATGATAtggtgtgaaataaaaagcaacaGAATTTGGTGTATTTGTCTAAAATggttacattttatataattatccCTTAGATCACTATCTAAACCTATCCTTTGGATTTTATAACGTGAttctcatgtttttatttaaatattaatttaataatgtatttattgttgTGGATAAAATCATTCAGCTGTTATTTGTTGTCTTTATTTGGAGAAgattaaatataaagaaatccacttgaataaaaaaagaggaatgtctaaaaaaacaaagtgaaaatcAGCAAAACTTTCCGAAACTGAACttaaaaagaaatgtttaataACATTTGTAATTACTCATAtcatgaaaacagaaaataaaaacaacttttAAGGCTTTGCAAGTGGTGGAAAAACATCTGTGaacatttattctgaaaaatTCAAAGTCTTTTAAAAAGTTATAAGTATAAAAAAGCATCCTAGTTATCACTGATAtgaacttttttttatataaatttctGATTTATAAGACATTTTTTTTGGCTTATAATAACTCAATTGTCAATTAAACCCTGGAACTGTCTGTTCATCAGAATTATAGAATTCTGAATCATATCTGACAcaaaaacagtcacccggaggaaacccatgcagacacagagagaacacaccacactcctcacagacagtcacccggaggaaacccacacagacacagggagaacacaccacactcctcacagacagtcaaccagaggaaacccacgcagacacagagagaacacaccacactcctcacagacagtcacccggaggaaacccacacagacacagggagaacacaccacactcctcacagacagtgacccggaggaaacccacacagacacagggagaacacaccacactcctcacagtattGATTATTTGATTGACAGCATTCAAAGTCCCTTAAAAGTGATATAGGTATAATTCTACACCTTTGCCTTCATTCAGTATCTATGAATTTATGCAACTAGTCACCACCTCTATCTAAAACCATCCCTCTGCTGCTTACTGCCAGCTTTAAATCCCCTCCCCACAAGTTCATgagattggttccttaggttttaTGACCTAAAAAATCCTGTTTGCCTGAATTATTTACTTAGGaagacagcagttttaaaaaagaaatgttcAGGCACTATTTCAAATGCTCATTTAAATCATGATAAGTCTTAATGTATGCTAAATTATATAAACAATCTTTATAATAAGTTCAGACTCTTTAATGCTGCCAGAAATTAAATATGCCATTCATCATAACGTTTCACACAGGCTTCCCTTTGAATA contains:
- the LOC136674716 gene encoding beta-galactosidase-1-like protein 2, coding for MVILSVRSSHIRCYVALFLSITGVIIYRHLSGQGRERMRLSRSEGLSVNSSQFSLGGEPFRLLGGELHYFRVPRAYWMDRMMKMKACGINTLTTSVPWNLHQPERGEFKFRGDLDLELFLFQAAEVGLWVILRPGPYIGSELDLGGLPSWLLSDRRMKLRTTYPGFVEAVDVFFDKLIPKMVPLQFKKGGPIIAVQIENEYGSFAMDSDYMPFLKEALESRGITELLLTADSHEGLKRGGVNGALRTLNLRKLNYDDLKFLEAVQPNSPMLVMEYWSGWFDGWGSLHHNFPPEDMIAAVREALRRGISINLHMFHGGTNFGFMSGAVANPSYKAVVTSYDYDAPLSEAGDYTPKYHLLRDLFSRYSNEHLPDMLTLRWKENYEAAIMYQHLSLWDALPFTPEPFKSRTPINMENLPVNNRNGQAFGYTLYETTITTGGYLKSGNHIRDRALVFVDRSFIGLFDYTSVELAVPNGKEKRTLSFLVENCGRVHAGPHLDHQHKGIVGDIYLNKVHLRDFTIYSLEMTQSFIESLYRAPWRSLPSKPSFPGFFQGRLFVDGYPSDSFVKMLGWTKGVIFINGQNLGRYWDTGPQQALYLPGPFLNSGINQVIVFEEEDADFKVLFEDAPDLGMTIDIQ